The following DNA comes from Erigeron canadensis isolate Cc75 chromosome 3, C_canadensis_v1, whole genome shotgun sequence.
aataataataataataatgaaaaaatagataataatattGATAGTAGTAGTAACAACCAAATAGGTAtaattagtaataataataataggaatAAAGTAAGTAGTAGATATGAAGCAGCAGCAACAGATGGGAGGTGGCCATCATCAAGAATTGTTAGGGTTTCAAGAGGTTCTGGTGGTAAAGATAGGCATAGCAAAGTGTTGACATCAAAAGGGTTGCGAGATCGGCGCGTACGGCTTTCGGTACCGACGGCTATTCAGTTTTATGATTTGCAAGATCGGTTAGGGTATGACCAGCCTAGTAAAGCCGTGGAGTGGCTGATTAAAGCTGCTGAGAGTTCTATTGCTGAGCTTCCGTCACTCGATCCGTCTTTTGTCCATTTCAATAATATCAACAGTAGCAATAATAATGTTGTTGCTTATGAAAAGAAATTATTGGTTGGAGATGAGGAATTAATGTTGTCGAAAtcttgtaataataataataattcaagtAGTGCATCGGAGGAGACCAGTAAGGGTGGTTCAGGTGGGCTTTGTCTTTCGAGATCTGAGAATCGGATTCGGGCTAGGGAACGAGCTAGAGGGTTAGCCGCGGCTAAAAAAGATCAAGATAGTGTTTCGCAAACGACGACTACAACGACTCCTTCATTTACAGATCTTCTGACGTCGACGATGTCTGGTGGAATTAGAAGAAACAATGATAGTTCAAGTACTACTCCTATGGATTATTTTCAAATGGAACAACAATTTGGAAACAATAACAATTGTAGCCAATCTCAGCCTCATTTCTCTTTTTTACAAGAGAATTTAAGTTATTCTggttacaataacaataacaataataggGGGACCCTTCAGTCCAATTTAATGTCTGATTTGcctcatcatcataatcatgtTTTCCAGAGGTTTCAACTGCCCATGGTGGATAATATTGGATCTACTACTTCTACTTCTTCAATTTCTCCGTTTTTCCTTGCTCCAAACATGGGTGGTGCAGCTGGTGGTACTAATCAATTTCTGGCAGCCGGTCTTGAGTCGCAGCGACTGCGGCTGTACGGAGGAGATAGTGGAGGGCACTACTATGCTGATCATCACAAGGATAAATCCAAGAGCTAGCTTGCTACATTTGTCTCCAGCATATATATGTGGCCGGTAATTAGTACTCTAGCTTTTTGATTTATTCtcttcttaatatatattttgcttGCTTTATTACTTGTGGTTTTAATATATGATGATCCTGCCGGCTATTACTTTTAGCAATTGTGAGATTTGGATTCTGATTTCAGTAAGGGAAAATATCAAGCTAGATGAACCTAGTCGAATTAATTATTCATGACATCAACTATTTATGTTCCAACACTAACTAAAATTCTATTATAGTTTGTTTGAAtaatatatacggagtatatagaTAACCACATTAAGTCCACGGCCGATCCATATAATGAATCGGTTAAAGATAAGAAAGCTGTGTAGTATATTTGATATTAGTGTCTTTCACTCTTTGTTATagctagaaaaaaaaatataccacTAGCATTCATATAATCTGGTAAATAAACTGGATTACCAACAATACtttgttatattaatatataataatgataataataataccatTTGAGGATTTTGGCAATAGGACGACGACGTTTAAGTGTCGTTACCTTTTTGTCCCTTTCGATCAACTTTACTACTTTAGGATGATGGAAAGAAAAAacgacatacatacatatattttatatatatgttattattataatgcTACAAAATTTGGGTTTCATTTTAGGATGTGGTTAGTGGGATTGACATATAGTAGTAGTATTTACATTATGGTAGTTTGGTTTCCTTAATATCAAGCATGTCTAGAGGAAAAGACAGGTGTTAACCACTGAGATCCAAATGAAGCAACTTATACTAAATAATCCGACAAGTTTCCTAAAAATAAATCTTGTTTTAAAAGCCAATGGGAGTGGTGTTACACTGAAACcgaaatttttattattttttttgttactgGGCTCTGAGTCACCGCACCCTACTGGATTCTCGAGCAATGGGAATAATATGGCAGGCACGCACCTCATCTCATTGACCCTATACCTCCCTAGGCCTAGGGTTACATAGGTGGGCCATTTAtggtatattttatattttctttaaccACCATGCACGTACGGATGACCTTTAATTATGTGACTAATCCAGTGCTTATTGCACCCAAAACACATCTTTATGCTTTTCATATAGTCACTTTTGAGAAAGtttgttaaaaatttaaaatgttgAACATTCTTTGATTTTGTTTGAGATATTGAAAGATTTTCAAGACATATGTTAGTTTCATATAAGTTTTTCTTTTCGGCACGCCTAAGAGTTGTGAAATGGACATATACACAGATCATAGAAATCAGGTTTAGAATCATAGGTAAACCCATATGGTGTCATATCGGGTCGTATTGAAGATGGTTTATTGAAGTGTCACACACTCAGTGCCGGTAATGAGTTTTGAAAGCCCTACGCAAGATCAGGTAAACATTCACAGTTTCTATCATTGTCAATCCGTTAAGCATCACTCACGATATGTTGGCTTCAATTATGATTTTTACTACTCAAAGGTTGAAAAAAATTGATAGAAAAGTTGTTATGATACcaccatttacttgtacaacaATAGTAGTAAAAGGCCACTAGGACAAAACCCACTGATGCATATATAAAAGCCATAATTAAATACTTTAAaggtttttaaattaataatattttagataatttatcAATCATGAAGTTGTAGCTTATAGTTTATCATAGACAAATTAGAAAAGTATACAGATTTTTATAGATGTTTGTCTTCCCTAATAAAAGTTCTAAGAGAGACAATAACGacaaatgaaattaaaaatttgaaatacaCATGTAAACTTCATGTAGTATTGGACATTTCATCTTTTCAACCACCACATATAGGGCAGGGTCAAAAATAGTGTCAAACAAAGATAGGCTTTACACCACTAGGAAGATTCCTTTAGTAAGGGTCAAACTTTTAAGTTGTTTATTCTGATGACTTATGCAAATACTTTCCCAATGatgttttcaaaaagaaatcTGTATTAAAAAAAGGCAAGATTGGGTATAAACTTAACTTATTTGATTGTTTCTTATTCAtaagtaaaagtgtaaaacataaaaagataattACATAAAGGTATTTCAACTTTGAAAACAAATATATGGAGTTTGCAAAATATAGCCTCTAGGTTATGGTTAAGGGCTACGAATAGCTAAGATGACCACCAATGGATAAGACAGTGAACATATGTATTAGGTGAATTGGGTGGTATCAATCCATCCTAGATAGTTTTTATGATGACACTTGCATTTTAAGTAGTCTTCTAGTCTTCTACTGAACATCATTAGGCACCTATTTACTACTTCTTTTGGAgctatgattttgattttggagCATATAATTACAGATGCAAACTTCTGGAGAAATGATACTCTTGGGAGATTCTTCTTTTTATTCTGCATATCTGGATATGGATAAATGAAGTGGTTGTAACTAAGAACTTCTACAGTTTTTATTCTTTGAACTACATCAAACGTgtgctgattatttacttgtcATTTATCCCCTCGAGTGGGCACTTTTTTCATAGTACTATTAGTAATAGTAATACTATTTCTAAGTCATGGGATGATTTTTGTATCTTGACATTATTCTGTATACCTCACATGACCTCTTTTGAACCACAAAAGTTGCAGGATGTTTCATGTAAACCAATTCTGGACAGAGTCTTTAGTATAAGGTGTATTTGTAATTTGTGGTAGCCAAATGACAATGATATGAATCAAAAGTCATTAGGGAGCAACAACTTAGGACTCGTGTAGCCAACTGAGTTTGTCTTAGCTGTGCAAAGGTTCTGGTTCTCCTTCAAGAATTGTAAATGGCTCAAAGTATGAGCTGATGCATATGTCGTATACCTTAGCATTTGGGATTTAAGAGCAAGAAATTTTTACAATTTGAAGATGTTAGAGTAGCAATAAAAGAGATCTATATCATGATCTTAGGATACTGAAGAACATGGACACAACGAACTGAGAATGGAAGGAAACAATGGCTTGCAAAAACAATTGTAGTAGAATCATAATTTTGAAAGTGCAACAATAACAGAACAAAACTGTAGGATTACAAAACTATAGCATTAGAAGAGATTTATATCATGATATTAACACTCTCTCCTTTCCTAAGGCATAGATTAGCCTATTTTGATGAACACTTTGAGCTGCTAGCTAACATGCTACTATATGAATTACAAGCTCATACATGTAATCCGTGTCGCCAAAAATTCATGATAAATTGGTGGAGCGttaggaagaaaaaaatgaCAGAAACTTGTAGCTCTAAAACAATTAGCGTGTATGATTTAAGTACTATACTTAGGTAGTAAAGCTCATTGAGGTCTTCTCCAATTAAGCTTTCTAGCAAACTCTTTTCATCAGAACATCAGATGTATTCATATactgtttttttgtttataaatcatttgaattCTTCATGTGAAGATGAAGGAATAGCCAGGTATGGAACTTCAAGCCGATTAGACTTGTAAAtttgaccatatatacccaaatTGGGAAGCATACTCAGGAGTGGAATTTTAAAGTTTGACAATATGTATGTTTGTTTCCAGGCTGGTAGCTAAAGTTTATTTTGTCggatcaaaatatcaaattgtATTCTACAAATAGTCTAAAAACATGTTAGTAGCAGTCACATGAACATAAATCTTTCTTTGTTGGTAGTTGGCAAAGTATGCATACAATTAGACAGCCTTGTCTTGTGATTCATATTAATTTTGCTTTGAACATGATACTTTAGTTTTAGACTTTAGgtttcttattttgtttttgtaaggAATGGAAAGATGTACATTTATAGTTGAAGTTTATATGGTTTGTTTGTTATATTTGATGATATTGACCAATTTATGTTAATGTGATGCAGAAGATGGAAAGCTGATTGCGTGGTTTGGGTACTACCACAAGATCTAGCTTATGATGCTTCATATGGCAGATCTGGTGTTTTGTTTTGCCGTGTTTACAAGTAATAGTTTTCACAAGGAATTAATCAAGGCGGATCAAACAATAACTCTCATCTTCCATTgcttatttatttttgtgtttttgcattTCCGAGTACAAACTGTCATGTTCCGGTAAAGACTTTTGATCAATACGTTGTTGATTCTATTCTATGCTTTGAATGTGATTATTTTTGACATATACACTACAAAATCTTAGAATTGAGATTGAGATAATTAAGGCTTGTCAGAAATCATAGAAATGAGATGGTGGTAATTTTTAGGATCATACCCTGGTCAGTTTTTTCAATACGTAGGGCTGTGAGACGGGACGGGTTGAGCCAGAACTCGATTCGTTTAGTTTTAGAGAGAACAAGCCCGAGCTTGCTCGTCTCGAGCCTCACATTATACGTATCTAATATGTAACCACACATTATACAAGAGTAAATGCTATATAGTCTTAATTTTCATGTGACTAAACATGCCGGATTCATCCACATTTTAATACATGGATTCCATTCGATCTCTTTCATTATTTTCACCTTGAATCTACTTAAATCTAAACATAAATGTTGATCTATATTTAGGTCTCTTTTTGAGATATAAGTTTAGGCATATGTATCATCTttcgttatacaattattattttgtataccTGTAAATAAAAAGCTCATTTGTGCTTGTAAGCCTAATCGAGTTTAATGTCTTAAGCTTGGTTTGAGTCGAGCTTTCCACAAGTCTAAGTTTGAGTAAATCGCGAATAGTTTGACTGTGTATTTGTGTTACAACCTTAGTTTCATTTTCAAACTAAAAACATTCTTTATGCAAGTGGTCTAATGGGCTTAAGTTGGGCCAATCTTTTTTCGATGAAAGCAAAACTTTATTCGTGAAACAATGGATTACTATGGTTGTGGGCTTTCAAGTCTTGTTCAAAATGAGACTGAATTTCTGAGGTTATGACTTACAGAGTTACAGTATTACTCTAAAAAAAAGGTTTACaataaaagtctaaaaccatgaatctgatatatatatatatatatatattgaaaagttattttaaaaactttttttttacgagaatctttgagaacttttcaaatcaagctcaaccgatgattgttctttacatgaaaattattttttgaataacttatgtgtaattttaaaatttataattgtgtggaggcataaattatcatccgttatataattatatggagatttggattcttgatcatatgtgcacaaatattgctatgattacatgtgatcgacttgcatacatgtgatcatagcaatatacgtgcacatgtgatcaagaatccaaatctccacataattgtataacggatgataatcaatgcctccacacaattataaactttaaaattacacataagttattcagaaaacaattaaaaaacaattttcatgtaaagaacaatcttcggttgggcttaatttgaaaagttctcaaaggttctcgcaaaaaaaaaaggttctaaaaaaaaactttgttatTGATTGATTTAAGAATTAGAATACTGTGTATGTTACTTCCTATCATATACGTACATGACCAATCTATCAATAATGGAGTGTTACCTGCTATCAATGAAGTTTGACAGGTACATGTAAAATTGAAAGTCACAGGTTCAATCTTTAGAAATGTCCAAATCATATGGGTATAAACAAAATGTATTTTACTTGCATCACAACAGGACAGAATGATGAAAATACAAAGGGGTTCCGGGGACAAAATATTCCCTcatctagttttttttaatatataggtaaatagaaaaataatactatatattaaaattaacaatTTCACCATATTTTACAGCTTATAATGCCTGCAATTAATAGAATTCATTTCTCAAAGGAAACCATTTGCTTAGAAATAGaaaaatacaatattttatcatttaaacTATAGTTCACAAGAATTTCTTTTGGTTAGAAACTTTATGTGATTTCATTTTCACATTCTTGGCCTTGTGTTAAAGTGAACTTAACAGGTAGGTTATGGTTGgtaatccacacatgcataccTGAACTCGCAAACCAAACATCGTTAACTAATTAAACACGATACGAATCCACCGCCATAGTGATAGTCATGTAACTAGACAATCCACCTGAAATGGAGATTGAGATGTCCAACCAAAGGAAAATTTGCACATATCTTCAATGCATTTCTTTTCAGACTAAGAGAAAGattgtcaaaaagaaagatcTGTACGAAATCATAATAATAGTCTTTGTCAAATTGATATAATAAGCTTTCGTTTGCAATTCTTGTACCTCtcaggggaaaaaaaaaaagaagtcgACTTTATCAATGACAAAACACAAAAGATGATGTTTGGATTGCGTAGAATGGTAGAAggaatgtcaaaaaaaaaataaaaaaaataattagaacGGTAAGGGTAAGATGTTAATGATTCGAACCCAACAGACATCAAAAGTTGACAGTACGCTGAAAGTTGTAACTCGCGCACTCCTGCAAAACAAAAGTAATAACACGTATGTCCGAACGCTTAAAAGGTAAATGTCCAAAATCATAAGGATTTAATATTTGATCCAAGATCTCCAAGTCAATATCCCTTTCATTAGGCCTTTCAAAGAGGCCTTAATTAGCCACTTGATCTAAGACCAAGTGGCTAATGCAAATTATTTATAAGAATTAAGAGTTAAAAGACAAAACTTTTACACCTTATGACACATGACTAGTTTTGTCTTTTCATCTCCTACCAAGTATTTAGACCTTATTTCTAGAATGATACAAATTGCTCGCGACTTGGCTATTCACATGTTTAGTATATCTTGTCTATGTTTTCTTTGTGTTTATTCAGTGTTGTGTCTCTTTTTGGTGTACACCTCCAACTTTTCCGAAACGCCCCCCtcattttgtgttttcttgacAAATGTCAGTGACGATCTTTC
Coding sequences within:
- the LOC122592952 gene encoding transcription factor TCP24-like, with the translated sequence MEVDESFQTQVSKFQRICCNNNNNNEKIDNNIDSSSNNQIGIISNNNNRNKVSSRYEAAATDGRWPSSRIVRVSRGSGGKDRHSKVLTSKGLRDRRVRLSVPTAIQFYDLQDRLGYDQPSKAVEWLIKAAESSIAELPSLDPSFVHFNNINSSNNNVVAYEKKLLVGDEELMLSKSCNNNNNSSSASEETSKGGSGGLCLSRSENRIRARERARGLAAAKKDQDSVSQTTTTTTPSFTDLLTSTMSGGIRRNNDSSSTTPMDYFQMEQQFGNNNNCSQSQPHFSFLQENLSYSGYNNNNNNRGTLQSNLMSDLPHHHNHVFQRFQLPMVDNIGSTTSTSSISPFFLAPNMGGAAGGTNQFLAAGLESQRLRLYGGDSGGHYYADHHKDKSKS